In the Rhizobium sp. Pop5 genome, one interval contains:
- a CDS encoding GSU2403 family nucleotidyltransferase fold protein, translating to MKSIDLMYQTMLAELGQRSLDAAWTADFPPEGRFTPANIKGRKYWYFDIPDGHGGTKRRYVGSADDPVIAQRVADHKRDKDDLRARRRLVNTLTREGGMIAPDAMSGDIVEALADGGLFRLRGILIGTVAFQCYSGLLGVRLPMAAILTGDADIAQDYAISREVEDSLPPILELLQGVDASFRPVPHRSGAAVSSAFQNADGYRVEFLTSNRGSDDYIDQPAKMPALGGASADPLRFLDFLIREPVRTMLLHRSGVPVVVPDPSRYAVHKLIVASRRNTDGQGPAKREKDIRQAALLFEALQQTRRSTDLALVYNEAWRRGPTWREGIRTGAGMLPAQDAERLNTVLTEGGKRNGEEIELPFGE from the coding sequence ATGAAGTCCATCGACCTCATGTATCAGACGATGCTCGCTGAGCTCGGTCAGCGCTCGCTCGACGCCGCTTGGACGGCCGATTTCCCTCCGGAGGGTCGGTTCACCCCGGCAAACATCAAGGGGCGCAAGTACTGGTATTTCGACATCCCGGATGGACATGGTGGTACGAAACGTCGTTACGTCGGTTCCGCTGATGATCCGGTTATCGCACAGCGCGTAGCTGATCATAAGCGGGACAAGGACGATCTACGCGCTCGCAGGCGCTTGGTAAATACCCTGACCCGCGAAGGCGGGATGATCGCCCCTGACGCCATGTCGGGCGATATCGTCGAGGCTCTTGCCGATGGCGGTCTCTTTCGGCTCCGGGGTATTCTCATAGGCACGGTGGCCTTTCAGTGCTATTCAGGACTGCTCGGTGTCCGTCTTCCCATGGCTGCGATCCTGACCGGCGATGCTGACATCGCCCAGGACTATGCCATCAGTCGGGAGGTCGAAGATAGTCTGCCTCCGATCCTTGAGTTGCTGCAGGGCGTCGACGCCAGCTTTCGTCCAGTTCCACATCGATCGGGAGCCGCGGTATCGTCAGCGTTTCAGAATGCCGACGGCTACAGGGTTGAGTTCCTGACGTCGAACCGTGGTTCGGATGACTACATCGATCAGCCGGCGAAGATGCCCGCTCTTGGTGGCGCCAGCGCGGATCCACTGCGCTTTCTCGACTTCCTCATAAGGGAACCCGTCAGGACAATGCTGCTCCACCGAAGCGGTGTTCCGGTCGTCGTCCCTGATCCGTCCCGGTATGCCGTCCACAAGCTAATAGTCGCCAGCCGCCGAAACACGGACGGGCAGGGGCCGGCGAAGCGTGAGAAGGACATCCGACAAGCTGCGCTGCTCTTCGAAGCGCTGCAGCAGACAAGGCGATCTACCGACTTGGCGCTCGTCTACAACGAAGCATGGAGGCGCGGGCCTACATGGCGAGAAGGTATTCGAACCGGGGCGGGAATGCTGCCAGCACAAGATGCCGAGCGGCTCAACACGGTCCTGACCGAGGGCGGAAAAAGAAACGGCGAAGAAATTGAACTTCCGTTTGGAGAATAG
- a CDS encoding universal stress protein, translated as MKPQFHLPLSTYPDASSFAIIDNAIGLARQNDAHLVASIPQVRIPQVHPPFPTVIDVETWRGQAERYSRDSGTSLRGHIADAISETGFEVRIHGFEVREPFVYERFSEIAKCYDLSIVEASELSRQLSETLLFGSGRPLVLFPATSVYSRVDTIAVAWDGSATAARALSSARVFIERAIKVQVISITDDKEIDEANRALLISSLKHSGLDVDDVSIQAGGETATGAIQSAALERKADLLVAGGFGHSRLREFILGGVTRELLVKAELLVLLAH; from the coding sequence ATGAAGCCGCAGTTCCATCTCCCGTTGTCGACCTATCCCGACGCGAGTTCCTTCGCCATAATCGACAATGCTATCGGCCTCGCTAGGCAGAATGACGCCCATCTCGTCGCCAGTATCCCACAAGTCCGGATCCCCCAGGTCCATCCGCCCTTTCCCACCGTTATCGATGTCGAGACATGGCGGGGACAAGCAGAACGGTATAGCCGGGACAGCGGGACTTCGCTGCGGGGACACATCGCCGACGCTATTTCGGAAACTGGCTTCGAGGTGCGAATCCACGGATTCGAGGTCAGGGAACCGTTCGTCTATGAACGCTTTTCTGAAATTGCCAAGTGCTACGACCTTTCCATCGTCGAAGCCTCGGAGCTCTCCCGGCAACTCTCCGAAACGCTGCTATTCGGAAGCGGCCGTCCGCTCGTGCTATTTCCAGCCACCAGCGTCTACTCTCGTGTGGACACGATCGCCGTCGCCTGGGACGGCAGCGCCACCGCAGCGCGCGCCCTTTCCAGCGCACGGGTCTTCATCGAACGCGCGATCAAGGTGCAGGTCATCTCGATCACCGACGACAAGGAGATCGACGAGGCGAACCGCGCCCTCCTGATCTCTTCGTTGAAGCATTCGGGACTCGACGTGGATGACGTATCGATCCAGGCAGGCGGCGAGACCGCGACAGGCGCCATCCAATCGGCCGCGCTGGAACGAAAGGCGGACCTTCTGGTCGCGGGCGGATTTGGCCATTCGCGGCTTCGTGAGTTCATCCTCGGCGGCGTCACTCGAGAACTTCTCGTCAAGGCCGAGCTACTAGTGCTTCTCGCCCATTAG
- a CDS encoding trypsin-like peptidase domain-containing protein — protein sequence MSRSLLALAALFIAGESLLSAPAVADSLSLAPMLQRVVPSVVSISVQGRELDDADATLADPFYRKFFGLPDDAAPAEHSFQSAGSGVVIDEVHGYIVTNQHVIASASKIEVALSDGRRFQAKLVGADPETDVAVVQIPPDHLVQAEFGSASSLHVGDVVVAIGNPFGLGQTATMGIVSALGRRAVGSEGYEGFIQTDASTNPGNSGGALVSVDGVVVGINSAIIGPAGGSIGIGFAVPAETVGIVMRQLILTGKLVRGEVGILTQDLTPGLAKAFGVDEGAGALVSEVLPGSPAANAGIQPGDVIRMVDGRTVRGASDVRRLVGSLPLQSKPSFQIDRASRRIEAFPVVSDAPVAEPAASRTIHIARGPLADAEMANSPDGPGARVVVVAEGSVAAQAGLQPDDVIVALDQQPVTDVGQLLSILVKEHARALITVVRNGHRLFVAADVQTQ from the coding sequence ATGTCGCGTTCGTTGCTCGCCTTGGCGGCGCTCTTCATCGCAGGTGAGAGCCTATTGTCGGCTCCAGCCGTTGCAGACAGCCTGTCGCTCGCGCCGATGCTCCAGCGTGTCGTGCCGAGCGTCGTCAGCATCTCGGTGCAGGGCAGGGAACTCGACGACGCGGATGCAACGCTTGCTGATCCCTTCTACAGAAAGTTCTTCGGACTACCTGACGACGCTGCGCCGGCAGAGCACAGCTTCCAATCGGCCGGATCGGGTGTCGTCATCGACGAGGTCCACGGCTACATCGTCACCAACCAGCATGTCATAGCAAGCGCCTCAAAAATCGAGGTGGCGCTCTCCGACGGCCGACGCTTCCAAGCGAAACTTGTCGGCGCCGATCCCGAGACGGATGTCGCTGTCGTTCAAATTCCACCTGATCATCTTGTTCAAGCCGAGTTTGGAAGCGCGTCCTCGCTTCACGTCGGCGACGTCGTCGTGGCGATCGGGAATCCCTTCGGCCTGGGCCAGACCGCGACGATGGGCATCGTAAGCGCGCTTGGGCGCCGTGCCGTGGGATCGGAGGGGTACGAAGGATTCATTCAGACGGACGCGTCGACCAATCCCGGCAATTCGGGCGGCGCGCTTGTAAGCGTGGACGGCGTCGTGGTCGGGATCAATAGCGCGATCATCGGCCCCGCCGGAGGAAGCATCGGCATCGGTTTTGCGGTCCCAGCCGAGACTGTCGGCATCGTGATGCGGCAGCTCATCCTGACCGGCAAGTTGGTACGCGGCGAGGTGGGAATTTTAACGCAGGACCTGACGCCCGGTCTCGCAAAGGCGTTCGGCGTCGATGAAGGGGCGGGCGCGCTGGTCAGCGAAGTCCTTCCGGGTTCACCGGCGGCAAATGCAGGAATTCAGCCGGGCGACGTCATTCGGATGGTCGACGGAAGGACGGTGCGCGGCGCGTCCGACGTTCGAAGGCTTGTGGGATCGCTACCGTTGCAGTCCAAGCCGTCCTTCCAGATCGACCGCGCGAGCCGAAGGATAGAAGCATTTCCCGTGGTGTCCGACGCACCGGTTGCCGAACCGGCTGCTTCGCGTACCATTCATATCGCCCGCGGCCCTCTCGCCGACGCCGAGATGGCGAACTCTCCCGATGGTCCCGGCGCCCGCGTCGTCGTCGTCGCCGAGGGTTCGGTCGCGGCACAGGCCGGCCTGCAGCCGGACGACGTTATCGTCGCTCTCGACCAGCAGCCGGTGACGGACGTCGGGCAACTCCTCTCAATACTCGTGAAGGAGCATGCCCGTGCTCTCATCACCGTCGTGAGGAACGGCCACCGCCTCTTCGTGGCCGCTGACGTGCAGACCCAGTAG
- a CDS encoding BON domain-containing protein, with amino-acid sequence MNDIQLRQNILDEMEFEPSIDAADIGVAVDSGIVTLTGHVRSYAEKEAAERVVSRVKGVRGIAADIEVRIFGPKETDDDDIARRAVKMLDWNVSVPKDSVQVRVLKGWITLRGEVEWQYQKNAAYDAVRDLAGVVGVSNLVELKPHITAVDVKKRIEDAFQRDAALEADAIRIDVQGRKVILSGKVKTWSERQAAERAAWSAPGISTLDDRLTVG; translated from the coding sequence ATGAACGACATTCAACTCAGACAGAACATTCTCGACGAAATGGAATTCGAGCCCAGCATCGACGCGGCTGATATCGGCGTCGCGGTCGATAGCGGGATCGTCACACTGACTGGTCACGTGCGCTCCTACGCGGAGAAAGAAGCCGCAGAGCGCGTGGTTAGTCGCGTCAAGGGCGTGCGCGGAATAGCTGCCGATATCGAGGTCCGGATTTTCGGGCCGAAGGAAACAGACGACGACGACATCGCCCGGCGAGCTGTCAAAATGCTCGACTGGAACGTTTCCGTGCCAAAGGATTCGGTGCAGGTGCGGGTCCTCAAAGGGTGGATCACCTTGCGGGGAGAGGTCGAGTGGCAATATCAAAAGAACGCGGCCTACGACGCCGTGCGGGATCTCGCCGGCGTAGTAGGGGTGTCCAACCTAGTGGAGCTGAAGCCGCATATTACGGCGGTGGATGTCAAGAAACGCATCGAGGATGCTTTCCAGCGCGACGCCGCTCTTGAGGCCGATGCAATCAGAATCGACGTCCAAGGCAGAAAGGTAATCCTCTCCGGCAAGGTGAAGACCTGGTCGGAACGGCAGGCGGCGGAGCGCGCTGCATGGTCCGCTCCAGGGATCAGCACTCTCGACGACCGACTGACGGTCGGGTGA
- a CDS encoding response regulator, producing MVYGFAKQSAGHLQLYSELGEGTTVRLFLPRADAGKDSHPNEQRAEEAPPRGTETILVVEDDARVRRVTVSRLQTLAYFVIEATNGIDAVKELEAGHDVALLFSDVAMPGMNDDELARNVRERWPRVKILLTSGFSEPHAADKEIEAGAGWLKKPYTASEMSTRLRLLLATRPNSDSARQQDFNLEKSNPNLNRAAVAGTHIFLRGRSQPTSPPKVALQEHQWSPCARDGGSATGGAEFRSEDEICAQVDQGNWALCEGRSAAPLLLSVGRAVMSSQSRYSITRPSVGRREC from the coding sequence ATGGTCTACGGTTTCGCAAAGCAATCCGCAGGGCACCTGCAGCTCTACAGCGAACTTGGCGAAGGGACGACGGTGCGCCTCTTTCTTCCACGCGCCGACGCCGGAAAGGATTCTCATCCGAACGAGCAGCGGGCTGAGGAAGCCCCGCCTCGGGGCACGGAAACTATCCTGGTGGTCGAGGACGACGCGAGAGTTCGCCGAGTGACGGTCAGCCGCCTGCAGACGCTTGCCTACTTCGTGATCGAAGCTACGAACGGGATCGACGCGGTGAAGGAGCTGGAGGCGGGGCATGACGTAGCGCTCCTGTTCAGTGATGTGGCCATGCCGGGAATGAACGACGACGAACTGGCCCGGAATGTCCGGGAGCGCTGGCCGAGGGTGAAAATTCTCCTGACGTCGGGCTTTTCTGAACCCCATGCCGCGGACAAGGAGATCGAAGCGGGCGCCGGCTGGCTGAAGAAGCCGTACACTGCATCGGAGATGTCGACCCGTCTCAGGCTGCTGCTCGCCACGAGGCCTAATAGCGATTCTGCTCGACAGCAGGATTTCAATTTAGAAAAATCAAACCCAAACCTCAATCGCGCTGCCGTTGCGGGGACTCATATCTTTCTTCGCGGAAGATCCCAGCCTACGTCGCCACCCAAGGTCGCTCTCCAAGAACATCAATGGTCGCCTTGTGCTCGCGACGGAGGCTCTGCAACGGGTGGTGCGGAATTTCGTTCCGAAGACGAGATCTGCGCGCAAGTCGATCAAGGAAATTGGGCTCTATGCGAAGGGCGCTCAGCGGCGCCCTTGCTGCTGAGTGTGGGCAGAGCAGTAATGTCTAGCCAATCCCGATATTCGATCACCCGACCGTCAGTCGGTCGTCGAGAGTGCTGA